One Glycine soja cultivar W05 chromosome 7, ASM419377v2, whole genome shotgun sequence genomic window, GTTGTGTTCTGTGAGAttgatggattttttttaatttatattccttcaatgttttttcttttttggcaaaatgaatattttatttatggacaGAATAGATTTGCGATTTTTGTCTCTTAAATTCATGTTTGAACGGTGGTGTGACTTTCCTATTTGGTTCTATTTTTATGAAGCCTGTTGACTGCAATTTTGcttctgaaaaattaaaaaggaaatgtGTTACTATGGTGAGATGGGTTGTCATTACTTCCCTTGATGTTCCTCCTCGATGGATTCGAGCTCTGGAAGTCCCACTCCTTCACCATCATTTGCCAGCTATATGATctgttttttcttatttttgcaaGCTAAATATTGAAacttattatgaaaatatgCCTCCATGAAAGTTGAATACAGCTTAGGAAGGTAATTGTTTAAGCAATTCTAGGAATTTTCACGTGCTAACTTATGAGGATCAAGAAGGGGACTGGATGATGGTTGGAGATGTGTCGTGGGAGTAAGTGATACATATATGTCTCAAAATTGAACTCTTAAATCCTATTAGCTCCATTTTTCAGTGTATTTTTTTAAcccttttgtatttgataattaaTACAGGATGTTCTTGAACAGTGTGAAGAGGCTGAAGATCACAAGAGCTGACAGATGCtagttaatttaataatgtatACAATCTCTCTCACAACACAAGCTCCTCCTCAATTTTCATTGTTCATAAATTTTTGCTGTAGATCTAGTTATTAATTAGTGGGTTGGTGAAACTCGTTGAAGTATTTCACCAAAAAGAATGGATCCCGTGATTATCATATATCTAATAGCTTTATACACCAAAAAACAATATAGATGTGTAACTTCTTACCTAATTCTCAATTCAGTACATAGCTGCATTATTCTTAGTCTCTCTGTTTGATGATGGAGTCATCtaattttcctctttgttttggAACTAGCTCCATTATTTTGTAGTCATTTGGAACAATGCATCTCCCTTTTGTCTTCATACCTTTAATGCATGATGTTTCTTGGTGTCTCTTTTATGATGGAATAGTCCAAAATTTTCAAGCTTGGTTTGGAACTagctcaattaattttttagtgatTTGGTTGGTATATTGCACCTTCCTTCCATGAATTTTACCTACAAGTTGAAATATGAAATACTCTAAACCGTGTGTTACTTAAAATGTATCAAAGGTAATAGTGAAACTATAAAAAGAAGGTATCCTAATTTCCCTAGAGGGGCCTTTTTTCTGCTGTCTCTGCTTTGATGTGTTTGGCTTTGTTGGGTACAACATAATGATGCTTGGTCTTCTGAGAGACTTTCTATTTTGCAGAAACTGATGGAGGTTTCAAGCCTACACTGTCCAAGGTTAGGGTAGCAATCATTGAACATATTAGTAATCATTGTACAACTATATATGTTTACTTTTATTCTTTGgaattaattttctcttttgtttgataatttaattttaatacataaCCTTCAATACTTACGCAAATGAAATTGTTTATATATTCAATAGAAGATTGCACagtgatgaataattgttgggGAGAGATGAGTAATTTTGATGCGCATCATATTCAATGTTAAATTTTGTAGTACTTTTAGTTTAAACTATCAGTTATAGTCACATCTATCCTTTTTTCTAATGTATACAAATTCACTggttttttctttaatgctCCATTATCTCTGAATCCTTGTAAGGATGACAACAATACTTGTTtacatgtgcatgtatgaaatTACAAATTCTTGGTCTTAATACAAAATTCCTTAGGGAATATATATGCTGTAGATATTTGTCATTCTCATTCATCCAATAACTTGTTATTGCTTACAGGTTGAAATGAACGTAGCATGGCAACAAGGAAATCTGAGAAAATTCTGCCAAGAGAAAGGAATTCATGTGAGTGCATGGTCCCCTTTGGGAGCTAATGGTGCTTCATGGGGTTCTCTTGCTGTGATAGATAGTCCAGTCCTAAAAGACATTGCAATTGCAATAGGCAAGAGTGTGGCACAGGTGAATttcctctttgggatttctttgCTCTTGGTTTCCTTCCTAACCAAATAATATAGGCACTATAATTAAAGGATAACATTCTAGGTGAATttcctctttgggatttctttgctcttgatttcttttctctttgggatttctttcCTCTTGTTTTACCTTTGGGTTTGCCCTATGGGCATCAGCATCTCCAACTGAGCGTCCCTGCTGTCAAGGGTTACAAATATTCTATACATTGTTTCACAGCTTCACATAcccatttttaaataattaacacaTTTGTATGAcagaataaaattttgattgagAATGCCATGTAGTATCACAAATTTACATCTACATCATCAATACTTGGTCCCAATTTGAAACTCTACAATTCAATCAAGTCCTTCATCTCTTTATAAACATCATTACAGGCCTTTCCATGTTTTTTTAGAATACATTAAGTATAATTCTCACAAATCAGTAAGCCCATGATAGCATTTAACGCAGATCCTGAAACCGTTCTATGAACTAATCAAGAGTGAAACAACGATGATGAGAACTGCTTCTCAGAAATGGGGCTACATTCGGATCATGGCTGGTACAATCTTTGGAGGCATCCTTGGATTCTATGTCATGCACCGCCTTGAAACTAACTACAAGGTTAGCATAGCATCACTCTCTTCTCGATTGCTTGTTCAAGTAAGATATCTAAGCACTTAATCAACCTTTTCTTTCGTCTCTTAATTTGGTTGTCTTCTTAGCATTGACTATTCTCAGTCTCAATTTAGTATATAGTAGAATTTATTTTAGATGATTAACAGTTAACCAAGCAGAGAATCCCAACATACGTACACTAAAAATACTATTACTAGTTCCTATCTAAAATTAAATCTCGATTGTGCATTCATGATAGCTAGCCGTGTCTCAGATTTCGTCACAGTGAAGATCCTATGCACTAATTAGAGATACAAGAGCAAATAATTAATCAGGGAGAATTGGATACAAAACGGACAATATCTTTCAGGATCtccttattttaaataataaccaTATAATTACCTTATCATTCTcacgacattaattatttccTTGTTTAAGACAAGATTTAGTTTCCTTGTGTTAAGATTAACTcttgtattaaaaaaagagaTGAGGAACTTGATGACTgaacaaacaagaacaatttGGTAGAAGCAGCTCTACATATTTGAGACAGCTCCCGAGCCATGGTGGTATCTTATTTTACAATGGTTACCCATATTACTACAACCGAAACTAGATCAAAATCTATATCTACATCTATGTATAAATAAGGGAGATTTGAAacttttataattgaaatttcaatttaataacagtctttgatttgatttaatcgTATTTAGCCATtgatcaaaaattaaaataataatttttaaagattatcaattaaaataataatttttaaagattatcaatttaataacaatctttgatttgatacaattttaattgatccaacattaatgaaagattatcaatttttaaaataataatttattataattataataattattttttgtatatttattaaatagaaatgaagaaaactaataaaataagacATAATgaattatcaatttaaaatttaaaattaattatttacttttactttcttatgatttattttaaaatttatgattgttatttaaaatgtaaattaaacttttttcttaataggtgtattaaaaaagaaatctgaaaatatgatttaataGAAATTATGTATTGTTTAAGATATTGTTATGTTTACAAttactatattttatatatttattattaaatagaataagagaaaaataataaataataaataatgtagtAAAGGAAATTTATAATgtcttaaaataagaaaaaatgtattcttatacaaaataataaaataacaattattttcaaaactaaatttttaactattattttaatgataatttccgttaaaggaactaaaaacttattattattattactgcacttatatattaataacattacatttatattttgtaaatagtttttttactaaataatttaccTAGTCagatttaatgaatttaattatattaaattagaatttaatgatattaaaaacaaaaaaataaatctgtttttaaatataatactctttataatatataataatatgataGTGCCATTTTAAACAATTGACCATTAAATTAATACAcgcatcaatattttataatatataataatatgataGTGCCATTGTGAATTGTGAGTTTATCATTTCTTAATTAGAATTCTTGGTTTGAGCTTCTGGAAtaaatttctctcctttccactTTTCTTAGCCACATTGAATTTAGAACTCGAGAAAATAGAtagaaaagatgaagaaaaaaacccattaattattagtttttctaCCTTTGAATATTGGGTTTGTTTGAAACTCTTTTGAATTCTctccatatttttttccttaatctTTAGTTTATTCAGGGATAAACATCTTGACTAATCCAAAGATAAATGAAATCTGATCGAGAACTATTTCTTCAACCATTATATAAAATTCTCTCCATATAAGCTTTAGCTAAGTGCTTCTTATTTATTCTGATTTCTATAGTTTCTGATTATAATGCTGGAATTTGAAAAAGAGGCACATCTTCCCTTAAAGTTTGTTGAGAAGGGCCGTGCTTTATTAAGCAAAATTCCTTGGGAGTATcctttatcataattaattcttcaaagttcaaatacattaattttaCAATGGTTTCTGAAATTTGGTTACACATTTACGTTTCAatgggtaattttttttctttatttggtgAATTTGAATTCTTGCCTCACGAAGAACATGGTGGTATCTTATTCCAGGAATAAAATCCAAGATAGTAAACTAACTCTCAAAGAGCTTGAAACTACGCACAACAACTATATGAAAAGACAAGAGGTTTGGATGACACgggttttcaaattgaattagtTTGCATGATTATATTGCTGGTCATATTATTCTTAATGATAAGCTTTTGAGGAAGTAATCtagtcattatttttttctttcattttcataaaataggaGTTAGATAATGATATGAGGAAGTGCAAGGAAGAGTTCAAAGAGTTTGAGAGGATTGCTTGATGAGGAGAAGGTCTTAGAAGAAATCACAGAGAGTTCCAAAGGTGaagtcttttcttttttatattcaacAATATATTAGAAGTTGCTTTTAGGATTAGACAAAAATTGCGAAGTTTCTAACATGTGGGTACTAAAATTGCTAGAAAAGAACAGGGGGGCAAAAATTGTGGATAAGGAATTAAAGGGGGTCTAAAATTGCAATTTAGCCTcaatactattaattttatctttatcaatACTCTACTTTGTATATAATCAACACATTCCATTAGTTTAACTTCTTACAAATCTTTGCAGCAAAATATGATGTTGCAATATCAACAGCATGCCATGGACTTGATTATATTGTGGTGGAAACAACTAATGTAGCTCAAGCATGTGTTGAGTTACTTCGTAGAGAGAATCTTGGTGTCGCTACTTTCATGatattggtatttttttattttttatattaatcaacTTGTTTTTGTCTCTAAATGGCTGTTTAATATTTTGAATGGCatgaattaaatatgttcacttTTACTTCTGGACCCTTGGATTTGTATAACTGTGACTGAGTTCATGCTCTACGATATATTTGCTAATTTAAGGACATGTTGGTATAAGAGTGTTTTctgtttcaatttttgtttattttcaccTATAGTGACAAAAATGTGATAACAATTtcaccattttttgtttttaaagattttatatgaaaattgtGAAATCACTCATTAACTTCCAACTAACAGCTTGAGTTTTTGGCATGGTTGGCCACTTGAGTTTTTGAAGGGGAAATTATAAATTtcgcaaaaataataaaaaaaattcattattctacatcggttgagtgataaacgatgtagaaacacttcaaattctacatcggttaacttataaccgatgtagaaaccttGTCATTCCtacccattctacatcggttcagtAATAAACGATGTAGAAATCCTTCAAATTTTACATCGGTTGActtataaccgatgtagaaatcttGCCATTATtacccattctacatcggttgactgataaccgatgtagaaaccctaccattcaacatcggtttcaaccttagaaccgatgtagaaagctcacattctacatcggttgagctacacaaccgatgtagaaaggtcGGCCTTCAAAGACGGTCCTCCAACCGATGTTGGTATTCAACGACACTGTGTTACCACCACGCgtcataaccgatgtagaaaggccattagaaccgatgtagaagaccttttttttagtagtgatctCTCTAAACAACTTTATGCCCAAATCAAAGCACATTATTATCTTAAATGCTCAAGAGTAAAGAGTATGTGAGTATGTTCTCATTTGAGTTCCAGCTGTCACTTAGATGCCAAGCATTTTGGACTATAGATACATCttttagaattaaaaatgatatcttTTAAAGAGTCTGTGAGACTGTTCTTGTTTAAGTTTTCTTCTCACAtgtgaaacaaaaattaaaacaagaaaaatcttacatAGAAGTTGGAAGAAAATTACAAACCTCAGTCTAAAGTTTTTGGTTCTGAAATTGAAGTGCATCATTATCTGCCTTTATAGCTTCATATTGTCTTTTGAGAAGATCATAGTCCTTCTCCAACTGCTTGGTCTTCCACCTAGTCCTTCTGTTCTGGAACCATATAGCAATCTGTCTAGGTTGCAATCGAAGAGCCCTTGCAAGCAGCATTTTCCTCTCAGGTTCAAGGTTGTTTCCCAACTCAAAGCTCTTCTGAAGTGTCTTCACTTGTTCCATGTTAAGCCTCCTTTTCTTATCTCTTGCCTGTGATCCATCTaaagaaaacttaaaaattTGGATAGTCTATACTtattatgactttttttttgtctctaaaGGCATTAAATTCggctgaaaaataatttttatgagcataataaaaaatgaattatccTCCAACTTTTCATCGAGATAGTCTtcataacaaataaaaagaaaacaaaaaaaaaatcattcaacaaatagaaaaaaaacagaaaatcttAATGACCCTTAATTTTTTcagtgaaataaatttaattttgtttgccATAATTTGAGGCTTGAGTTgagtttactttattttttatttcgtgGAAAATTGAAAGGAACAAGGCTTGAGTTGAGTGgaactaatttataaaaattttagtaATCTctatattataacttttttagtaATCTTAATAATGACATAGAGTTAGGAACATGCctaaaatttcagaaaaattaaaaaagattgtgGTTCTGGCAAATCCTGTGAAGTACTATTTTGTCTAATTTGAGGATCTATTTCTTGAGATCCATTGTCTCCATGATTAGATGCTACTCCAGTGTTGTCGCTGTCATCCACAACCACATTGTTCAAATTTTGATTATCATTAGTGCTACATGCATTATTCTTTAGCACTGAAGATTTAGTTTCATGCTTGGATGGACTTTCAGGATCCCTTGAACCCCTTTTAGACCTTAATTTTGTTGAAACACAAGGAAAACCAATATTTGCTTGAGGTAGTTGGTCAACCTCATTATAGCCGATGGAAGCAATTACAATATCCTGAGGAATCACATAAGCAGAAATTAGTGATTCATTTTTGTCCCTGCAATTGCTAGaagcactattagaaaatacattttcaacatcttctacatcggttgtaaaaccgatgttgaaagcaCAGAAGTTGAATGTAttgttgttaacatcggttttcaaaaaccgatgttaacataaaaatgttaacatcggttttataaataaccgatgttataaagaaagaagtacaacaaaataagtgtatgcgtGAGggacgttgacatcggttttccgctaaaaccgatgttaatatgctacattaacatcggtttttaaagaaaaccgatgttaatgtaacatattaacatcggttttctgctaaaaccgatgttaataggttacattaacatcaatttttagaggaaaccgatgtcaacgttcatcattcATGCACCTATTTTGCTGTAGTAATTtatgtataacatcggttatttataaataaccgatgttattgcATACAGTTTAACATcacttatttataaataaccgatgttaacctatgtacattaacatcagttgtttataaataaccaatgttaacctatgtacattaacatcagttttttagaaataaccgatgttaagttgaaatttgacatcggtttttgttaataaccgatgttgttttctttaGTAACATCGGCtattgttaataaccgatgttgttttcaagttttttttatataacctttctgtttttacaataaacccaaaattgtacctgtaaaaTGTAATTTCTGACTCAATTCAcaacaaataaacatttaacctgctttcaagcagttttaatcacacaataaacaattaataattgatttatcataaacaaatgaaatcaatgttcaaattacataagaaatgtaaaaaatgttaaaccaaagtaaactaagctaaacttAATGTCCATATACCCTAAGTTTGATGTCTACatcggagataaaactgtgcccactggatccgcaacgcctttaatctctctggctccaatggtctaggatcgttaaaatactgcatgatgaaataaatgataataaattaataatgtaatacaaattataaaaaaaatcggatttgtttgaaataaacgtattgcttcccagttattcctaaaagttcctaaaatgatggtggacatccagtgcatgacatagtagctgcactcagtacttcctttttgtctattacactaaatacataatgaaatttggatattaattaaacaattagtgtacaaacacataagaaatatatataagtggaagttttatgtaaatgacgtaccttgacgacaatccacctagtaggaccctttgatttaggctgtggagcatcatcaagaccttttaaagcactgttctAGATGAGTTACAATTAAAAACTGTTGTTGTTGAGGTatttcaatgcaaatgtatAGAAAATAACACTAACctgttaataatccccttaaggtagttgtctggcctgttatgcaatgaacaaaaccagacaattaggtgttccttgggcaggatgaccaccatctgccagtgtccgctgtaGTGGAGACGAATATGagttagtatattagtaaacattaattaaattaagttatttt contains:
- the LOC114420559 gene encoding homeobox-leucine zipper protein ATHB-13-like; its protein translation is MTTEAAEEIAKKIDIVIASIGYNEVDQLPQANIGFPCVSTKLRSKRGSRDPESPSKHETKSSVLKNNACSTNDNQNLNNVVVDDSDNTGARDKKRRLNMEQVKTLQKSFELGNNLEPERKMLLARALRLQPRQIAIWFQNRRTRWKTKQLEKDYDLLKRQYEAIKADNDALQFQNQKL